One genomic segment of Scophthalmus maximus strain ysfricsl-2021 chromosome 3, ASM2237912v1, whole genome shotgun sequence includes these proteins:
- the arih2 gene encoding E3 ubiquitin-protein ligase ARIH2, whose amino-acid sequence MSVDMNSQASDSNEEDFGVNSEEEEDDEDDGGEEDDQGDIATYYEGVASDVEQQGADSFDPEEYLFTCLTYKESQRVLTEEVNTVAAALKVLPAVAKLILVHLHWQVSQILDRYKSNSSLLLSDALVQPSSSCRSVTALQALQCGVCLEVVRRDSLVALPCQHYFCKECWEQHCTVLVKDGIGVGISCMAQDCSLQMPEDFVLPLLQGEELKDKYRRYLFRDYVESHFLLQLCPGADCPIVIKVQEPRARRVQCSRCSEVFCFKCRQMYHAPTDCATIRKWLIKCADDSETANYISAHTKDCPKCNICIEKNGGCNHMQCSKCKHDFCWMCLGDWKTHGSEYYECSRYKENPDIVNQSQQAQAREALKKYLFYFERWENHNKSLQLEAQTYQRIQEKIQERVMNNLGTWIDWQYLHNAAKLLAKCRYTLQYTYPYAYYMESGPRKKLFEYQQAQLEAEIENLSWKVERADTYERGVVGGEGELSASDRGDLENQMHIAEQRRRTLLKDFHDT is encoded by the exons ATGTCTGTGGACATGAACAGCCAGGCATCGGACAGCAATGAGGAAGACTTCGGGGTGAactctgaagaagaagaggacgatgaggacgatggaggagaggaggacgaccAAGGCGACATCGCAACCTACTACGAGGGCGTGGCCAGCGATGTGGAGCAACAGGGCGCCGACTCCTTTGACCCCGAGGAGTACCTGTTCACTTGTCTGACCTACAAAGAGAGTCAACGGGTGCTGACGGAAGAGGTTAACACTGTGGCGGCTGCACTGAAG GTTTTGCCAGCAGTAGCAAAACTGATCCTGGTGCATCTTCACTGGCAGGTTTCACAAATACTGGACAG ATATAAGTCCAACTCGTCTCTGCTGTTGTCAGACGCTCTGGTCCAgcccagcagctcctgcagatcAGTCACT gcCCTTCAGGCCCTCCAGTGTGGCGTGTGTCTAGAGGTCGTACGGAGAGACTCCCTGGTGGCACTTCCCTGTCAGCACTACTTCTGCAAAGAATGCTGGGAGCAGCACTGCACTGTATTGGTCAAAGACGGCATTGGAGTGG GTATCTCGTGTATGGCTCAGGACTGTTCCCTGCAAATGCCTGAAGACTTTGTCCTGCCACTTCTGCAaggagaggagctgaaggatAAATACAGACGCTACCTCTTCAGAGACTACGtcgag agtcacttcctgttgcagTTGTGTCCTGGTGCAGACTGTCCCATTGTCATCAAGGTGCAGGAGCCCCGGGCGCGCAGGGTGCAGTGTAGCCGCTGCAGTGAGGTCTTCTG TTTCAAATGCCGTCAGATGTACCATGCACCCACAGACTGCGCAACAATCCGAAAATGGCTGATCAAATGTGCCGACGACTCAGAGACGGCCAACTACATCAGCGCACACACTAAAGAT TGTCCTAAGTGCAATATCTGCATTGAGAAGAATGGAGGATGCAATCACATG caaTGCTCCAAGTGCAAACACG ATTTCTGCTGGATGTGTCTTGGTGACTGGAAGACTCATGGAAGTGAATACTACGAGTGCAGCCGCTACAAAGAAAACCCCGACATAGTCAACCAGAGCCAGCAGGCTCAGGCCAGAGAGGCCCTCAAGAAATACCTCTTCTACTTTGAGAGG TGGGAGAATCATAACAAGTCTCTGCAGTTGGAGGCTCAGACGTACCAGAGAATCCAGGAGAAGATCCAGGAGAGAGTGATGAACAACCTGGGAACCTGGATCGACTGGCAGTACCTGCATAACGCCGCGAAGCTACTGGCTAAG TGTCGCTACACGCTGCAGTATACGTACCCCTACGCTTATTACATGGAGTCTGGCCCACGCAAAAAACTG TTTGAGTACCAGCAGGCTCAGCTGGAAGCAGAGATAGAAAACCTGTCGTGGAAGGTGGAGCGAGCCGACACCTACGAGAGAGGAGTGGTGGGAGGCGAGGGCGAGCTCAGCGCCAGTGACAGAGGG GATCTGGAGAATCAGATGCACATTGCTGAGCAGAGGCGACGCACGCTGCTGAAGGATTTCCACGACACCTGA